A region of Salvia splendens isolate huo1 chromosome 17, SspV2, whole genome shotgun sequence DNA encodes the following proteins:
- the LOC121774503 gene encoding aspartic proteinase CDR1-like: MAGTMKLIKIALACALALVSILHATEAAGFSVDLIHRDSLKSPSPQSSFERIEATVQRSFNRAKTLILRDGGNNSPQAASVDIVPDAGEYLMRFGLGIPQVETLAIADTGSDLTWVQCAPCQKCFKQKAPIFDPSKSSTYKPVPCSSPTCKSVRSTSCSGAKGVCNYSIQYGDRSYSRGDLATETLTLGANESIPTTIIGCGHVDQGTFGAGASGIVGLGGGKESLIRQMQTSIKGKFSYCLVPISGRSSQPSKMHFGDEAVVSGVGVLTTPIIAKSPDTFYYLTLEGMSVGNKRFNLAPLSSDDDEGGEGGDVFQSGEGNIIIDSGTTLTFLPSEMYREVETAVKREVGLKEIADPARQLKLCYPATEEFESKIPEITAHFKGADVKLKAYNAFVKTSESSVCFAFAESTSLGIAIYGNLAQMDYLIGYDLVKKTVSFKPADCSNA, encoded by the coding sequence ATGGCTGGAACAATGAAACTCATCAAAATAGCACTAGCTTGTGCACTAGCCCTAGTCTCGATCCTCCATGCAACTGAAGCAGCAGGTTTCAGCGTTGATCTGATCCACAGAGATTCCCTAAAATCCCCCTCACCCCAATCCTCCTTCGAGCGCATCGAAGCCACCGTGCAACGATCATTCAACCGCGCCAAAACCCTAATCCTCAGAGACGGTGGCAACAACTCTCCACAAGCAGCCTCAGTCGACATTGTCCCTGACGCCGGCGAGTACCTCATGAGGTTCGGCCTCGGCATCCCCCAAGTCGAAACCCTAGCCATCGCCGACACGGGGAGCGACCTCACATGGGTACAATGCGCCCCCTGCCAGAAATGCTTCAAGCAGAAGGCCCCAATCTTCGACCCGAGCAAATCCTCCACCTACAAGCCGGTCCCTTGCAGCTCACCCACGTGCAAATCCGTCCGCAGCACCTCGTGCAGCGGCGCTAAGGGCGTCTGCAACTACTCCATCCAGTACGGCGACAGATCCTACAGCAGAGGCGACCTCGCCACCGAAACCCTAACCCTAGGCGCCAACGAGTCCATCCCCACCACCATCATCGGCTGCGGCCACGTCGACCAGGGCACATTCGGCGCCGGCGCGTCGGGGATCGTCGGCCTCGGCGGCGGGAAAGAGTCTTTAATCCGGCAGATGCAGACCTCGATTAAGGGGAAATTCTCCTACTGCctcgtcccgatctccgggcgGTCGAGCCAGCCGAGCAAGATGCACTTCGGGGACGAGGCCGTGGTCTCCGGCGTGGGGGTTTTGACCACTCCGATCATCGCCAAGTCGCCGGATACCTTCTACTATCTGACTTTGGAAGGCATGAGCGTTGGCAACAAGAGATTCAACCTGGCTCCGTTGTCATCCGACGACGACGAAGGCGGAGAAGGCGGCGACGTGTTTCAATCGGGGGAAGGGAACATAATCATAGATTCGGGGACGACGCTGACGTTCCTTCCCAGCGAAATGTACCGGGAAGTGGAGACGGCGGTGAAGAGGGAGGTGGGATTGAAGGAGATCGCAGATCCAGCGAGGCAGCTCAAGTTGTGCTACCCTGCGACGGAGGAGTTCGAGAGCAAGATTCCGGAAATCACTGCGCATTTTAAGGGGGCTGATGTGAAGTTGAAGGCTTACAACGCTTTTGTTAAGACGAGTGAGAGTTCAGTGTGCTTTGCCTTTGCGGAGTCGACTAGTTTGGGGATTGCGATTTATGGGAATCTGGCGCAGATGGACTACTTGATCGGGTATGATTTGGTGAAGAAGACGGTGTCGTTTAAGCCAGCTGATTGTAGCAATGCATGA